A single Tenacibaculum sp. 190524A02b DNA region contains:
- the rpoC gene encoding DNA-directed RNA polymerase subunit beta', with protein MARKNEKYTVKKFNKITIGLSSPEAILEASKGEVLKPETINYRTHKPERDGLFCERIFGPVKDYECACGKYKRIRYKGIVCDRCGVEVTEKKVRRDRVGHINLVVPVAHIWYFRSLPNKMGYLLGLPSKKLDMIIYYERYVVIQPGIAKNSEGEPLQKMDFLTEEEYLDIADELPQDNQYLEDTDPNKFIAKMGAECLIDLLERIDLDSLSYELRHKANTETSKQRKNEALKRLNVVEAFRESQKNRENKPEWMIMKVVPVIPPELRPLVPLDGGRFATSDLNDLYRRVIIRNNRLKRLMEIKAPEVILRNEKRMLQESVDSLFDNTRKASAVKTESNRPLKSLSDSLKGKQGRFRQNLLGKRVDYSARSVIVVGPELKLYECGLPKDMAAELYKPFVIRKLIERGIVKTVKSAKKIIDRKEPVVWDILENVIKGHPVLLNRAPTLHRLGIQAFQPKLIEGKAIRLHPLVCTAFNADFDGDQMAVHLPLGPEAILEAQLLMLASHNILNPANGAPITVPSQDMVLGLYYMTKERKSTPEVPIKGEGLTFYSPEEVTIAYNEERVDLNAGIKVRTKDLNENKELVTKVIETTVGRVLFNEVVPEQAGYINEVLTKKSLRGIIGGILKVTDIPAVGKFLDSIKDMGYKFAFQGGLSFSLGDIIIPAEKHDMIAEANKEVDGIIMNYNMGMLTQKERYNQVIDIWGRTNNQLTELSMKRLREDQQGFNSVFMMLDSGARGSKEQIRQLTGMRGLMAKPKKSTAGGGEIIENPILSNFKEGLSILEYFISTHGARKGLADTALKTADAGYLTRRLVDVSQDVIVNEDDCGTLRGLEITPLKKNDEIVEPISERIAGRTALYDVYAPGTDDILVAAGGLITPKLADVIEEAGLDRVEVRSPLTCESNRGICAKCYGQSLSTGKKVQIGEAVGVIAAQSIGEPGTQLTLRTFHVGGVAGNISEENKLITKFEGNVTFDDLRTVKGKDNSGEEVDIVISRTAELKITDKKTGITLSTNNIPYGSIIFDKERSEIKKGDVVCQWDPFNGVIVSEFGGKVKFDNLEQGINYSVEIDEQTGFQEKVITDSKNKKIIASLIIEDADGNALRSYSLPVGAHLMVSDGDKVESGHTLVKIPRKSGKAGDITGGLPRVTELFEARNPSNPAVVAQIDGVVSFGKIKRGNREIIIESKTGEIKKYLIKLSNQILVQENDFIKAGMPLSDGAITPVDILNIKGPSAVQEYLVNEIQEVYRLQGVKINDKHFEVVVRQMMRKVRIIDSGDTLFLENQLVHKNDFIKQNDDIFGMKIVENSGDSDNLKEGQMISARQLRDENSILRRADKELVIARDAEPATAEQVLQGITRASLQTKSFISAASFQETTKVLNEAAVNGKIDTLEGLKENVIVGKRIPAGTGMRFYEKQIVGPKDEIESSL; from the coding sequence ATGGCAAGAAAAAACGAAAAATACACTGTTAAGAAGTTTAACAAAATAACAATTGGTTTATCTTCTCCAGAAGCAATCTTAGAAGCTTCTAAAGGAGAGGTGTTAAAGCCAGAAACTATTAACTATCGTACACATAAACCAGAGCGTGACGGATTATTCTGTGAGCGTATCTTTGGACCTGTAAAAGATTACGAGTGTGCGTGTGGTAAATATAAAAGAATCCGATATAAAGGAATCGTTTGTGACCGATGTGGTGTTGAAGTTACTGAGAAAAAAGTACGTAGAGATAGAGTAGGTCATATTAACTTAGTAGTACCAGTTGCTCATATTTGGTACTTTAGATCATTACCTAACAAAATGGGATACCTTTTAGGGTTACCATCTAAGAAGTTAGATATGATAATTTACTATGAGCGTTATGTAGTAATTCAACCAGGTATTGCTAAAAACTCAGAAGGAGAACCATTGCAAAAAATGGACTTTTTAACTGAGGAAGAATACTTGGATATAGCAGATGAACTTCCACAAGACAATCAATACTTAGAGGATACAGACCCTAATAAGTTTATTGCTAAAATGGGAGCTGAGTGTTTAATTGATTTATTAGAAAGAATTGATTTAGACTCTTTGTCATATGAACTACGTCACAAGGCCAACACTGAAACTTCTAAACAACGTAAGAATGAAGCATTAAAGCGCTTAAATGTTGTTGAAGCATTCAGAGAATCTCAAAAAAATAGAGAGAATAAACCAGAGTGGATGATAATGAAAGTGGTACCGGTAATTCCACCAGAATTACGTCCATTAGTACCATTAGATGGAGGTCGTTTTGCTACTTCAGATTTAAATGATCTTTATCGTCGTGTAATTATCCGTAACAATCGTTTAAAGCGATTAATGGAAATAAAGGCCCCTGAAGTAATTTTACGTAATGAAAAGCGTATGTTACAAGAGTCGGTAGATTCATTATTTGATAATACACGTAAGGCATCTGCAGTAAAAACGGAATCTAATAGACCATTAAAATCATTATCTGATAGTTTAAAAGGTAAGCAAGGACGCTTCCGTCAAAACTTACTAGGTAAGCGTGTTGATTATTCTGCTCGTTCTGTAATTGTTGTAGGACCTGAGTTAAAATTATACGAATGTGGATTGCCAAAAGATATGGCAGCTGAATTATACAAGCCTTTTGTTATTCGTAAGTTAATAGAAAGAGGAATTGTTAAAACAGTAAAATCTGCAAAGAAAATTATAGATAGAAAAGAGCCTGTTGTTTGGGATATTTTAGAAAACGTAATTAAAGGACATCCAGTTTTATTAAACCGTGCTCCTACGTTACACCGTTTAGGTATCCAAGCTTTCCAGCCTAAATTAATTGAAGGAAAAGCAATTCGTTTACACCCATTAGTATGTACGGCATTTAACGCCGATTTTGATGGGGATCAAATGGCGGTTCACTTACCTTTAGGTCCAGAGGCAATTTTAGAAGCTCAATTATTAATGTTAGCTTCTCACAATATCTTAAACCCTGCAAATGGTGCGCCAATTACAGTACCATCTCAGGATATGGTATTAGGTTTATACTATATGACTAAGGAGCGTAAGTCTACGCCTGAAGTGCCTATTAAAGGAGAAGGATTAACGTTCTATTCACCAGAAGAGGTTACGATAGCTTATAATGAAGAAAGAGTAGACTTAAATGCTGGAATTAAAGTAAGAACTAAAGATTTAAACGAAAATAAAGAGTTAGTAACTAAAGTTATTGAAACTACTGTTGGTAGAGTATTATTTAATGAAGTAGTACCTGAACAAGCTGGTTACATTAATGAGGTATTAACTAAAAAATCGTTAAGAGGTATTATTGGTGGAATTCTTAAAGTAACTGACATACCTGCGGTAGGTAAGTTCTTAGATTCTATCAAGGATATGGGATATAAGTTTGCATTCCAAGGAGGTTTATCATTCTCATTAGGAGATATTATTATTCCTGCTGAAAAACATGATATGATTGCTGAAGCTAATAAAGAGGTTGATGGAATTATCATGAACTATAACATGGGTATGTTAACGCAAAAAGAACGTTATAATCAGGTAATTGATATTTGGGGTAGAACCAACAATCAATTAACTGAACTATCTATGAAACGTTTACGTGAAGACCAGCAAGGATTTAATTCAGTATTTATGATGTTAGATTCTGGAGCACGTGGATCTAAAGAACAGATTCGTCAGTTAACTGGTATGCGTGGTCTGATGGCAAAACCAAAGAAATCTACAGCTGGAGGTGGAGAAATTATTGAAAACCCAATTCTTTCTAACTTTAAGGAAGGGTTATCAATTTTAGAATACTTTATCTCAACACACGGTGCACGTAAAGGATTAGCGGATACGGCATTAAAAACGGCTGATGCTGGATACTTAACACGTCGTTTAGTTGATGTTTCTCAGGATGTAATTGTAAATGAAGATGACTGTGGAACATTAAGAGGTTTAGAAATTACTCCATTAAAGAAAAATGATGAAATAGTAGAACCTATTAGTGAAAGAATTGCTGGACGTACTGCTTTATACGATGTATATGCTCCAGGTACTGACGATATTCTTGTAGCAGCAGGTGGGTTAATAACACCTAAATTAGCGGATGTTATTGAAGAAGCTGGTTTAGATAGAGTAGAAGTTCGTTCTCCATTAACATGTGAATCTAATAGAGGTATTTGTGCTAAGTGTTACGGACAAAGTTTATCTACTGGTAAAAAAGTTCAAATTGGTGAAGCAGTAGGAGTAATTGCAGCACAATCAATTGGAGAGCCAGGTACACAGTTAACATTACGTACATTCCACGTTGGAGGGGTTGCAGGGAACATCTCTGAGGAAAATAAATTAATAACTAAGTTTGAAGGTAATGTTACTTTTGATGATTTAAGAACCGTTAAAGGTAAAGATAATTCAGGTGAAGAAGTTGATATTGTAATTTCTCGTACAGCTGAATTAAAGATTACTGATAAGAAAACTGGTATTACTTTAAGTACAAATAACATCCCTTATGGATCAATTATTTTTGATAAAGAACGTTCTGAAATTAAAAAAGGAGATGTAGTTTGTCAGTGGGATCCATTTAATGGAGTTATTGTTTCTGAATTTGGAGGAAAAGTTAAGTTTGATAACTTAGAGCAAGGAATTAACTACTCTGTAGAAATTGATGAACAAACAGGTTTCCAAGAAAAAGTAATTACAGATTCTAAGAATAAAAAGATTATTGCCTCATTAATTATTGAAGATGCTGATGGTAATGCTTTGCGTTCATATAGTTTACCAGTAGGTGCACATTTAATGGTGAGTGATGGAGATAAAGTTGAGTCTGGTCATACGCTAGTAAAGATTCCTCGTAAGTCTGGTAAAGCAGGGGATATTACAGGAGGTTTACCACGTGTAACGGAATTATTTGAAGCACGTAATCCTTCTAACCCAGCGGTTGTAGCTCAAATAGATGGAGTTGTTTCATTTGGTAAAATAAAGAGAGGTAACCGTGAAATTATTATTGAGTCTAAAACAGGTGAGATTAAGAAATACTTAATTAAGTTATCGAATCAAATCTTAGTTCAAGAAAATGACTTTATTAAAGCAGGTATGCCTTTATCTGATGGAGCAATTACTCCAGTAGATATTTTAAATATTAAAGGACCTTCAGCTGTTCAAGAATACTTAGTAAATGAAATTCAAGAAGTATATCGTTTACAAGGGGTAAAAATTAACGATAAGCATTTTGAGGTAGTAGTACGTCAAATGATGCGTAAAGTTAGAATTATAGACTCAGGTGATACATTATTCTTAGAGAATCAATTAGTTCATAAAAACGATTTCATCAAACAAAACGATGATATTTTTGGAATGAAAATAGTTGAAAATTCAGGAGATTCTGATAACTTAAAAGAAGGACAAATGATTTCTGCTCGTCAATTAAGAGATGAAAATTCTATTTTAAGAAGAGCAGATAAGGAGTTAGTAATTGCGCGTGATGCAGAACCAGCAACAGCTGAGCAAGTGTTGCAAGGAATTACTAGAGCATCTTTACAGACTAAGTCATTTATTTCTGCAGCATCGTTCCAGGAAACTACTAAGGTATTAAATGAAGCTGCCGTAAATGGTAAGATTGATACTTTAGAAGGATTAAAAGAAAATGTAATTGTTGGTAAGAGAATTCCAGCAGGAACAGGAATGAGATTCTATGAGAAACAAATTGTAGGACCTAAAGATGAAATAGAAAGTAGTTTATAA
- the rpoB gene encoding DNA-directed RNA polymerase subunit beta — translation MATINTTERINFASSKLGADYPDFLDIQVKSFQDFFQLQTKADQRGNEGLYKTFMDNFPITDTRNQFVLEFLDYFVDPPRYSIQECIERGLTYSVPLKARLKLYCTDPEHEDFETIVQDVYLGTIPYMTNSGTFIINGAERVVVSQLHRSPGVFFGQSFHANGTKLYSARVIPFKGSWIEFATDINQVMYAYIDRKKKLPVTTLFRAIGFERDKDILEIFDLAEEVKVSKAGLKKVLGRKLAARVLKTWHEDFVDEDTGEVVSIERNEIIFDRDTILEKEHIDEIIEAGAKTILLHKEDNLQADYAIIHNTLQKDPTNSEKEAVEHIYRQLRNAEPPDEETARGIIEKLFFSEQRYSLGEVGRFRMNTKLGLDEDLDQKVLTKTDIITIIKYLIELINSKAEVDDIDHLSNRRVRTVGEQLAGQFGVGLARMARTIRERMNVRDNEVFTPIDLINAKTLSSVINSFFGTNQLSQFMDQTNPLAEITHKRRLSALGPGGLSRERAGFEVRDVHYTHYGRLCPIETPEGPNIGLISSLAVFAKVNNLGFIETPYKKVDGGVVSIEEPIYLSAEEEEGMKIAQSNLPVNEDGTFGTDRVIAREEGDFPVETPEAINYMDVAPNQIASISASLIPFLEHDDANRALMGSNMMRQAVPLLRPESPIVGTGLERRVAKDSRILINAEGNGVVEYVDANKIIIKYDRTEEERMVSFDPDEKSYDLIKFRKTNQGTNINLKPIVRRGDRVEEGQVLCEGYATQQGELALGRNMKVAFMPWKGYNFEDAIVISEKVVREDIFTSIHIDEYSLDVRDTKLGAEELTNDIPNVSEEATKDLDENGMIRIGAEVKPGDILIGKITPKGESDPTPEEKLLRAIFGDKAGDVKDASLKASPSLRGVVIDKKLFKRAVKDKNKRARDKEAIATLEASYVSRFDGLKDNLVDKLFNLVTGKTSQGVYNDLGEEVLPKGKKFTQKMLNSVEDFTHLSGTWTTDKELNALVVELVHNYKIKVNDLQGSLRREKFTISVGDELPAGILKLAKIYVAKKRKLKVGDKMAGRHGNKGIVARIVRQEDMPFLEDGTPVDIVLNPLGVPSRMNIGQIYETVLGWAGQKLHQKYATPIFDGANINEINALTDEAGIPRYGHTYLYDGGTGKRFDQPATVGVIYMIKLGHMIEDKMHARSIGPYSLITQQPLGGKAQFGGQRFGEMEVWALEAYGASSILREILTVKSDDVLGRAKTYESIVKGEAMPEPGLPESFNVLMHELKGLGLDVRLEE, via the coding sequence TTGGCAACGATAAACACTACTGAAAGAATTAACTTCGCATCATCTAAATTAGGAGCTGACTATCCAGATTTCTTAGATATTCAGGTGAAATCTTTCCAGGATTTCTTCCAACTTCAAACTAAGGCTGATCAGCGAGGTAATGAAGGTTTGTATAAAACTTTCATGGACAACTTTCCGATTACAGACACACGTAATCAATTTGTATTAGAATTTTTAGACTATTTTGTAGATCCACCAAGATACAGCATCCAAGAATGTATTGAAAGAGGGTTAACTTATAGTGTACCTCTAAAAGCGCGTTTAAAATTATACTGTACAGACCCAGAACATGAAGATTTTGAGACTATAGTACAGGATGTTTATTTAGGTACAATTCCTTATATGACCAACTCTGGTACCTTTATTATTAATGGAGCGGAGCGTGTTGTGGTATCACAATTACACCGTTCACCAGGGGTGTTCTTTGGTCAATCTTTCCATGCTAATGGAACTAAGTTATACTCAGCTAGAGTTATTCCTTTTAAAGGGTCGTGGATAGAATTTGCCACAGATATCAATCAGGTAATGTATGCCTATATTGATAGAAAGAAAAAATTACCAGTAACTACGTTATTCAGAGCCATAGGTTTTGAAAGAGATAAAGATATTTTAGAGATTTTTGATTTAGCTGAAGAAGTAAAAGTTTCTAAGGCTGGATTAAAAAAAGTATTAGGTAGAAAATTAGCGGCAAGAGTTTTAAAAACATGGCATGAAGATTTCGTTGATGAAGATACAGGAGAAGTTGTATCTATTGAGCGTAATGAAATTATTTTCGACCGTGATACTATTTTAGAAAAAGAGCATATTGATGAAATAATTGAAGCTGGAGCTAAGACTATCTTACTACATAAGGAAGATAATCTTCAAGCTGATTACGCAATTATTCATAATACATTACAGAAAGATCCTACAAACTCAGAAAAAGAGGCTGTAGAACATATATATAGACAATTACGTAATGCTGAACCGCCAGATGAGGAAACTGCAAGAGGAATTATTGAAAAATTATTCTTTTCAGAGCAGCGCTATAGTTTAGGTGAAGTTGGACGTTTTAGAATGAATACAAAACTTGGTTTAGATGAAGATTTAGATCAAAAAGTATTAACTAAAACAGATATTATTACGATAATTAAGTACCTTATTGAGTTAATAAACTCTAAGGCTGAAGTAGATGATATTGATCACTTATCTAACCGTCGTGTTAGAACAGTTGGTGAGCAATTAGCAGGACAATTTGGTGTAGGTTTAGCTCGTATGGCTCGTACTATTCGTGAAAGAATGAATGTGCGTGACAATGAGGTTTTTACGCCTATTGACTTAATTAACGCTAAGACTTTATCGTCTGTTATTAATTCATTTTTCGGTACAAACCAGTTGTCTCAGTTTATGGATCAAACCAATCCATTAGCAGAGATAACCCATAAACGTCGTTTATCAGCTTTAGGACCTGGAGGTTTATCTCGTGAAAGAGCTGGTTTCGAGGTTCGTGATGTTCACTATACTCACTATGGACGTTTATGTCCTATTGAAACACCTGAAGGACCAAACATTGGATTAATTTCTTCTTTAGCAGTATTTGCTAAGGTTAATAATCTAGGTTTTATAGAAACTCCATATAAAAAAGTAGATGGTGGAGTTGTTTCAATAGAAGAGCCAATTTATCTTTCTGCTGAAGAAGAAGAAGGAATGAAAATAGCTCAATCTAACTTACCAGTTAATGAAGATGGTACTTTTGGAACAGATAGAGTTATTGCTCGTGAAGAAGGTGATTTTCCAGTTGAAACACCAGAGGCTATCAATTATATGGACGTTGCTCCAAACCAGATAGCTTCAATCTCAGCATCGTTAATTCCTTTCTTAGAGCATGATGACGCAAACCGTGCCTTAATGGGATCAAACATGATGCGTCAAGCTGTACCATTATTACGTCCTGAATCTCCAATTGTAGGAACTGGATTAGAAAGAAGAGTAGCTAAAGATTCTCGTATTTTAATAAATGCAGAAGGTAATGGAGTTGTTGAATATGTAGATGCAAATAAAATAATAATTAAGTATGATAGAACTGAAGAAGAGCGAATGGTAAGCTTTGATCCAGATGAAAAATCATACGACTTAATTAAGTTTAGAAAAACTAACCAAGGTACTAACATTAACTTAAAGCCAATTGTAAGAAGAGGTGATAGAGTTGAAGAAGGACAAGTACTTTGTGAAGGATATGCTACTCAACAAGGAGAACTTGCTTTAGGAAGAAATATGAAAGTTGCTTTCATGCCTTGGAAAGGATATAACTTCGAGGATGCAATTGTAATTTCTGAAAAAGTAGTTCGGGAAGATATCTTTACTTCTATACATATAGATGAATATTCATTAGATGTTAGAGATACTAAGTTAGGAGCTGAAGAATTAACAAATGACATTCCAAATGTTTCTGAAGAGGCAACTAAAGACCTTGATGAAAATGGAATGATTCGTATTGGAGCTGAAGTAAAACCTGGAGATATTTTAATAGGTAAAATAACCCCAAAAGGAGAGTCAGATCCAACACCAGAAGAGAAATTATTACGTGCTATCTTTGGAGATAAAGCAGGAGATGTAAAAGACGCATCATTAAAAGCTTCTCCTTCATTAAGAGGTGTGGTAATAGATAAAAAGTTATTTAAACGTGCAGTTAAAGATAAAAACAAGAGAGCTCGTGACAAAGAAGCAATTGCTACTTTAGAAGCATCTTACGTTTCTAGATTTGATGGTTTAAAAGATAACTTAGTTGATAAATTATTTAATTTAGTAACAGGTAAAACTTCACAAGGAGTTTATAACGATTTAGGAGAAGAAGTATTGCCTAAAGGTAAGAAGTTTACTCAAAAAATGTTAAACTCTGTTGAAGATTTCACACACTTAAGTGGAACTTGGACAACTGATAAAGAGTTAAATGCTTTAGTAGTTGAACTTGTACATAACTATAAAATTAAGGTTAATGACCTTCAAGGTAGTTTACGTCGTGAAAAGTTTACTATTTCTGTTGGTGATGAATTACCAGCAGGAATCTTAAAATTAGCTAAAATATACGTAGCTAAGAAACGTAAATTAAAGGTAGGTGATAAAATGGCTGGACGTCATGGTAACAAAGGTATTGTTGCAAGAATCGTACGTCAAGAAGATATGCCATTCTTAGAAGATGGAACACCAGTTGATATTGTATTAAATCCATTAGGGGTACCATCACGTATGAACATTGGTCAGATTTATGAAACTGTTCTTGGATGGGCAGGTCAAAAATTACACCAAAAATATGCAACTCCTATTTTTGATGGAGCGAATATTAATGAGATAAACGCTTTAACAGATGAAGCAGGAATCCCTCGCTATGGCCATACTTATTTATATGATGGAGGAACAGGAAAACGATTTGATCAACCTGCAACAGTTGGAGTAATTTATATGATTAAGTTAGGTCACATGATTGAAGATAAGATGCATGCTCGTTCAATTGGTCCTTACTCATTAATTACACAACAACCATTAGGAGGTAAAGCTCAATTTGGAGGTCAGCGTTTCGGAGAAATGGAAGTTTGGGCACTTGAAGCATATGGTGCTTCAAGTATCTTAAGAGAAATTCTAACTGTAAAATCCGATGATGTATTAGGTAGAGCAAAAACTTACGAGTCAATCGTTAAGGGTGAAGCAATGCCAGAACCAGGTTTACCAGAATCATTTAACGTATTAATGCACGAACTTAAAGGTTTAGGATTAGACGTTAGATTAGAAGAATAA
- the rplL gene encoding 50S ribosomal protein L7/L12: MADLKDFAEQLVNLTVKEVNELADILKDEYGIEPAAAAVAVAGPAGGAGGDAAEEKTEFDVILKAAGGSKLAVVKLVKELTGLGLKDAKAIVDSAPAPVKEGVAKDEAEGLKKSLEEAGAEVELK; the protein is encoded by the coding sequence ATGGCAGATTTAAAAGATTTCGCAGAACAATTAGTTAACTTAACAGTAAAAGAAGTTAATGAATTAGCTGATATTTTAAAAGATGAATATGGTATTGAGCCAGCAGCAGCTGCAGTAGCAGTAGCAGGACCAGCAGGTGGAGCTGGAGGAGATGCAGCAGAAGAGAAAACTGAATTTGACGTTATCTTAAAAGCAGCAGGAGGTTCTAAATTAGCAGTTGTTAAATTAGTTAAAGAATTAACTGGTTTAGGATTAAAAGATGCTAAAGCAATCGTAGATAGCGCTCCAGCACCAGTTAAGGAAGGAGTTGCTAAAGATGAGGCTGAAGGTCTTAAAAAGTCTTTAGAAGAGGCTGGAGCTGAAGTAGAGCTTAAGTAA
- the rplJ gene encoding 50S ribosomal protein L10 produces the protein MTREEKSQVIQDLTAQLADTNTIYLADISGLDAITTSNLRRACFKANVQLAVVKNTLLAKAMEASDKDFAELADVLKGNTSMLIAEASNAPAKVIKEFRKKSDKPLLKGAYVEEAVYVGDDQLDALVNIKSREELIGDIIGLLQSPAKNVVSALQSGGGKLSGILKTLSEK, from the coding sequence ATGACTAGAGAGGAAAAATCACAAGTAATACAAGATTTAACAGCACAGTTAGCAGATACTAATACAATCTATTTAGCAGATATATCTGGGTTAGATGCTATAACTACATCTAACTTACGTAGAGCTTGTTTTAAAGCTAACGTACAATTGGCTGTTGTGAAGAATACATTGTTAGCAAAAGCAATGGAAGCTTCTGATAAAGATTTTGCTGAATTAGCAGATGTATTAAAAGGTAATACATCAATGTTAATTGCTGAAGCATCAAATGCACCAGCAAAAGTTATTAAAGAGTTCAGAAAAAAATCTGATAAACCTTTATTAAAAGGTGCTTATGTTGAAGAAGCGGTTTATGTTGGAGATGACCAATTAGACGCTCTTGTTAACATTAAGTCTAGAGAAGAACTTATTGGAGATATTATTGGATTATTACAATCACCTGCTAAGAATGTTGTTTCAGCACTTCAGTCTGGTGGAGGTAAGTTATCAGGTATCTTAAAAACATTATCAGAAAAATAA
- the rplA gene encoding 50S ribosomal protein L1: MARLTKKQKEARAKIDSSKVYNLSEASALVKEITNVKFDASVDLAIRLGVDPRKANQMVRGVVTLPHGTGKDVKVLALVTPDKEAEAQAAGADYVGLDEYLQKIKGGWTDVDVIITMPSVMGKLGPLGRILGPRGLMPNPKTGTVTMDVAKAVKEVKAGKIDFKVDKTGIVHAAIAKASFDADKIAENANELVQTILKLKPTAAKGTYIKSIFMSSTMSPSVAVDVKTVS, from the coding sequence ATGGCAAGATTGACTAAAAAACAAAAAGAAGCTCGTGCTAAAATTGATAGCTCTAAAGTTTATAATTTAAGTGAAGCATCAGCTTTAGTAAAGGAAATTACAAACGTAAAATTTGATGCATCGGTAGATTTAGCTATCCGTTTAGGAGTAGATCCTCGTAAAGCTAATCAAATGGTACGTGGAGTAGTAACTTTACCACACGGAACTGGTAAGGATGTAAAAGTATTAGCATTAGTTACTCCAGATAAAGAGGCAGAAGCTCAAGCAGCAGGTGCTGATTATGTAGGGTTAGATGAATACCTTCAAAAAATCAAAGGAGGATGGACTGATGTTGATGTTATAATTACTATGCCAAGTGTTATGGGTAAATTAGGACCTTTAGGACGTATTTTAGGACCAAGAGGATTAATGCCTAACCCAAAAACAGGTACGGTAACTATGGATGTTGCAAAAGCAGTAAAAGAAGTAAAGGCTGGTAAGATTGACTTTAAAGTTGATAAAACTGGTATTGTACACGCTGCTATAGCTAAGGCATCTTTTGACGCTGATAAAATTGCAGAAAATGCAAATGAGTTAGTACAAACAATTTTAAAATTAAAGCCAACAGCAGCTAAAGGTACTTATATTAAGAGTATATTTATGTCTTCAACTATGAGTCCTAGTGTTGCAGTAGATGTTAAAACAGTATCATAA
- the rplK gene encoding 50S ribosomal protein L11, which yields MAKEVSKLVKLQVRGGAANPSPPVGPALGAAGVNIMEFCKQFNARTQDKQGKVLPVVITVYKDKSFEFVVKTPPAAVQLLEAAKIKKGSGEPNRKKVASVTWDQVRTIAEDKMADLNAFKVESAMRMIAGTARSMGLTVTGDAPE from the coding sequence ATGGCAAAAGAAGTTAGTAAATTAGTAAAACTACAAGTTAGGGGAGGTGCTGCGAATCCATCGCCACCAGTTGGACCCGCTTTAGGTGCTGCCGGTGTTAATATCATGGAGTTCTGTAAGCAGTTTAATGCTCGTACACAGGACAAGCAAGGTAAAGTATTACCTGTTGTGATAACAGTTTATAAAGACAAATCGTTTGAATTTGTTGTAAAAACACCACCAGCTGCGGTGCAATTATTAGAAGCGGCCAAAATTAAGAAAGGTTCAGGAGAACCTAATAGAAAAAAAGTAGCAAGTGTTACTTGGGATCAGGTAAGAACTATTGCAGAGGACAAAATGGCGGATTTAAACGCTTTTAAAGTGGAGTCTGCAATGAGAATGATTGCTGGTACTGCTCGCTCAATGGGATTAACAGTTACAGGTGATGCTCCTGAATAA